One region of Armigeres subalbatus isolate Guangzhou_Male chromosome 3, GZ_Asu_2, whole genome shotgun sequence genomic DNA includes:
- the LOC134223627 gene encoding zinc finger protein 771-like, which yields MSSTVDSDFVGSVFFGSSEKEVLELDLPPGDDGCATWKEILVEDLLDGVEDGGQFVDFVLLEDGVMLDLVHSQDEHEKVQCTPTLEMNELDSFMKTLHNKKDNKETPIVSADVDGKQSKGDTGNNVSSKCAAFECGVCLLRFKIKAHLIRHTLLKHRQNATANQAEKIYSRCLRCNELYSTTIELESHLKEKHKTTSPCDICLRLFENEISLKRHRMFHMGSNPFTCDVCSKQCKNSSHLHFHRRSHFTADLGYNCPHCQRQFSSSGNRQKHVARIHTQDKRYKCPNCNESFIYTRQLKIHLKQSHLTVGRGLHDCPDCNIPFTSKQQLAEHRTLHHIQKDRPHACDQCQSRFKQLGHLNTHKLTHSGLKPFGCDHCEKRFRTGTDLKVHHRAVHSREKPFRCEQCGQCFIVGYLLNQHRVKMHCDANQKC from the coding sequence ATGTCGTCCACTGTGGACTCAGACTTTGTTGGAAGTGTATTTTTTGGAAGCAGTGAAAAGGAAGTTTTAGAATTGGATTTGCCACCAGGCGATGATGGGTGTGCTACATGGAAGGAGATTCTTGTGGAAGATTTGTTAGATGGAGTGGAGGATGGTGGTCAATTTGTAGATTTTGTTCTATTGGAAGACGGGGTGATGTTGGATTTGGTGCACAGCCAGGATGAACACGAGAAGGTTCAATGCACTCCTACATTGGAAATGAATGAACTCGATTCATTCATGAAAACATTACATAACAAAAAGGATAATAAGGAAACACCCATTGTATCAGCTGATGTTGATGGAAAGCAATCCAAGGGCGACACCGGCAACAATGTATCATCCAAGTGTGCCGCATTTGAGTGCGGCGTTTGTTTGCTACGATTTAAAATCAAGGCACACTTGATTAGACACACGCTTTTGAAGCATCGCCAGAACGCAACCGCCAATCAGGCTGAGAAGATTTACAGCCGGTGTTTACGCTGCAACGAGCTTTATTCAACTACCATAGAGTTAGAAAGTCACCTCAAAGAGAAACATAAAACTACATCGCCCTGTGATATATGTTTAagattatttgaaaatgaaaTATCTCTTAAACGACATCGAATGTTCCACATGGGATCGAATCCGTTCACCTGCGATGTATGCAGCAAACAGTGCAAGAACTCGAGCCATTTGCACTTTCATCGAAGAAGCCATTTTACCGCGGACCTCGGATACAATTGCCCTCACTGCCAGAGACAGTTCTCCTCATCGGGAAACCGCCAAAAGCACGTTGCTCGAATTCACACTCAGGATAAGCGCTACAAATGCCCCAACTGTAACGAATCTTTTATCTACACACGCCAATTAAAAATTCACCTCAAGCAGTCTCATCTCACCGTCGGGCGGGGCCTTCACGACTGCCCGGATTGCAACATCCCGTTTACCTCCAAACAGCAGCTCGCCGAGCACCGCACATTGCATCACATCCAAAAAGATCGACCGCACGCCTGTGACCAGTGCCAGTCGCGCTTCAAACAGCTTGGCCATCTCAATACTCACAAGCTCACCCACTCGGGTCTCAAACCGTTCGGATGTGACCACTGTGAGAAGCGGTTCCGAACCGGAACGGACCTCAAGGTGCACCATAGGGCCGTGCACAGTCGGGAGAAACCTTTTCGCTGCGAGCAATGCGGCCAGTGTTTCATCGTGGGCTATCTGTTGAATCAACATCGCGTCAAGATGCACTGCGATGCCAATCAAAAGTGTTAG